In Fundulus heteroclitus isolate FHET01 unplaced genomic scaffold, MU-UCD_Fhet_4.1 scaffold_81, whole genome shotgun sequence, a genomic segment contains:
- the LOC118562147 gene encoding uncharacterized protein LOC118562147 isoform X1, producing MAGLVLLVKISPRMSRKVTLPEVPGSVEQLQNILQENLQLQGSFTLQYEDPGFNNALCNLIDIHELPPERAILHILWDESAVVLQESDSFHSGSSLDTASLSSRESHQSPSAFIKSYLRNVSEWPSPFPIPPFSYDVELKLRKGNEAYGETKKGISLTRDMKTDILDKISQAVFEVKAYPDQDQIESVASALINRHPCLREPGSETGYEGWKMSIKYKLGNYRSKLRQAGCIEVSINKKKRSSEDDGAGSSLKRAKRGEINHVPDHPENHNDDSLEDDRLALVEEFKKKSKNVALIRQKMELTFSLRRKEIVELQPMVSEVLVRWPALFCEAEIREEFYRITNKNLMDNFRAALHQHTCRLLRLYRGRRTAFSSEMDQLLNSLDQETSDITALRQTAALKGLPLYLCDSQEKLFRNCFDTDPEEEQTKGLTVGVLTVLEDDDSAAPQSVVNVAVVVEEEIVLQDLPDLPTAFGYLFGLIYALNLKYPKDLRYTFETIQRVFMELGTDLSARVRSLKNKLLE from the exons ATG GCTGGATTAGTACTACTGGTGAAAATCTCCCCAAGAATGTCCCGTAAAGTGACACTTCCTGAAGTACCTGGTTCGGTTGAGCAGTTGCAAAACATTCTTCAGGAAAATCTTCAACTTCAAGGCAGTTTTACACTACAATATGAGGACCCAGGCTTTAATAATGCTCTCTGTAATTTGATTGACATCCATGAGTTGCCACCTGAGCGTGCTATCTTGCACATTCTTTGGGATGAGTCTGCAGTTGTTCTGCAAGAGTCAGACTCTTTTCATTCAGGGTCTTCCCTGGATACAGCCAGTTTATCCAGCAGAGAGTCACACCAGAGTCCCTCAGCTTTTATTAAGAGCTATCTGCGAAATGTCTCAGAATGGCCTTCACCTTTTCCGATCCCACCCTTCTCCTATGATGTGGAGCTTAAGCTGCGTAAGGGCAATGAGGCATATGGAGAGACCAAGAAAGGTATCAGCTTAACAAGAGACATGAAGACAGACATTTTGGACAAGATTTCTCAGGCAGTCTTTGAAGTGAAAGCCTATCCTGATCAAGACCAGATTGAGTCAGTTGCTTCTGCTCTCATCAATAGACACCCCTGCCTTCGAGAACCAGGCAGTGAAACGGGGTATGAAGGATGGAAAATGAGCATAAAATACAAACTTGGCAATTACAGGTCCAAGCTGCGTCAGGCAGGCTGTATCGAGGTGAGCATTAACAAGAAAAAGAGGAGCAGTGAAGATGATGGTGCCGGTTCTTCTCTGAAGAGAGCAAAGCGAGGCGAGATTAACCATGTCCCTGACCATCCAGAAAACCATAATGATGATTCACTGGAGGATGACAGACTGGCTCTGGTTGAAGAGTTTAAGAAGAAGAGCAAGAATGTTGCACTCATCAGGCAAAAGATGGAGTTGACTTTCTCTTTGAGACGCAAGGAGATCGTGGAGCTGCAGCCTATGGTGTCAGAGGTTCTGGTGCGGTGGCCTGCTCTGTTTTGTGAGGCAGAG ATAAGGGAGGAGTTTTATCGCATCACAAACAAGAACCTAATGGACAACTTCAGAGCTGCCCTTCATCAGCACACTTGCAGGCTCCTGAGACTCTATCGGGGGAGGAGGACAGCTTTTTCATCTGAGATGGATCAGCTCCTTAACAGCCTGGATCAAGAG ACATCTGACATCACTGCACTTCGACAAACTGCAGCATTGAAGGGCCTTCCCTTGTATCTCTGTGACAGTCAGGAGAAGCTCTTCAGGAACTGTTTT GACACTGACCCAGAAGAGGAGCAGACGAAGGGCCTCACTGTGGGTGTCCTCACTGTGTTGGAGGATGATGACAGCGCAGCTCCTCAAAGTGTGGTgaatgttgctgttgttgtggaAGAAGAGATTGTCCTTCAAGATCTCCCTGACCTGCCAACTGCTTTTGGTTACCTCTTTGGACTGATCTATGCGTTGAACCTTAAGTACCCAAAAGATCTCAGGTACACATTTGAAACTATTCAGAGGGTTTTCATGGAACTTGGTACAGATCTCTCTGCAAGGGTAAGATCCCTCAAAAACAAACTCCTTGAGTGA
- the LOC118562147 gene encoding uncharacterized protein LOC118562147 isoform X2, translated as MSRKVTLPEVPGSVEQLQNILQENLQLQGSFTLQYEDPGFNNALCNLIDIHELPPERAILHILWDESAVVLQESDSFHSGSSLDTASLSSRESHQSPSAFIKSYLRNVSEWPSPFPIPPFSYDVELKLRKGNEAYGETKKGISLTRDMKTDILDKISQAVFEVKAYPDQDQIESVASALINRHPCLREPGSETGYEGWKMSIKYKLGNYRSKLRQAGCIEVSINKKKRSSEDDGAGSSLKRAKRGEINHVPDHPENHNDDSLEDDRLALVEEFKKKSKNVALIRQKMELTFSLRRKEIVELQPMVSEVLVRWPALFCEAEIREEFYRITNKNLMDNFRAALHQHTCRLLRLYRGRRTAFSSEMDQLLNSLDQETSDITALRQTAALKGLPLYLCDSQEKLFRNCFDTDPEEEQTKGLTVGVLTVLEDDDSAAPQSVVNVAVVVEEEIVLQDLPDLPTAFGYLFGLIYALNLKYPKDLRYTFETIQRVFMELGTDLSARVRSLKNKLLE; from the exons ATGTCCCGTAAAGTGACACTTCCTGAAGTACCTGGTTCGGTTGAGCAGTTGCAAAACATTCTTCAGGAAAATCTTCAACTTCAAGGCAGTTTTACACTACAATATGAGGACCCAGGCTTTAATAATGCTCTCTGTAATTTGATTGACATCCATGAGTTGCCACCTGAGCGTGCTATCTTGCACATTCTTTGGGATGAGTCTGCAGTTGTTCTGCAAGAGTCAGACTCTTTTCATTCAGGGTCTTCCCTGGATACAGCCAGTTTATCCAGCAGAGAGTCACACCAGAGTCCCTCAGCTTTTATTAAGAGCTATCTGCGAAATGTCTCAGAATGGCCTTCACCTTTTCCGATCCCACCCTTCTCCTATGATGTGGAGCTTAAGCTGCGTAAGGGCAATGAGGCATATGGAGAGACCAAGAAAGGTATCAGCTTAACAAGAGACATGAAGACAGACATTTTGGACAAGATTTCTCAGGCAGTCTTTGAAGTGAAAGCCTATCCTGATCAAGACCAGATTGAGTCAGTTGCTTCTGCTCTCATCAATAGACACCCCTGCCTTCGAGAACCAGGCAGTGAAACGGGGTATGAAGGATGGAAAATGAGCATAAAATACAAACTTGGCAATTACAGGTCCAAGCTGCGTCAGGCAGGCTGTATCGAGGTGAGCATTAACAAGAAAAAGAGGAGCAGTGAAGATGATGGTGCCGGTTCTTCTCTGAAGAGAGCAAAGCGAGGCGAGATTAACCATGTCCCTGACCATCCAGAAAACCATAATGATGATTCACTGGAGGATGACAGACTGGCTCTGGTTGAAGAGTTTAAGAAGAAGAGCAAGAATGTTGCACTCATCAGGCAAAAGATGGAGTTGACTTTCTCTTTGAGACGCAAGGAGATCGTGGAGCTGCAGCCTATGGTGTCAGAGGTTCTGGTGCGGTGGCCTGCTCTGTTTTGTGAGGCAGAG ATAAGGGAGGAGTTTTATCGCATCACAAACAAGAACCTAATGGACAACTTCAGAGCTGCCCTTCATCAGCACACTTGCAGGCTCCTGAGACTCTATCGGGGGAGGAGGACAGCTTTTTCATCTGAGATGGATCAGCTCCTTAACAGCCTGGATCAAGAG ACATCTGACATCACTGCACTTCGACAAACTGCAGCATTGAAGGGCCTTCCCTTGTATCTCTGTGACAGTCAGGAGAAGCTCTTCAGGAACTGTTTT GACACTGACCCAGAAGAGGAGCAGACGAAGGGCCTCACTGTGGGTGTCCTCACTGTGTTGGAGGATGATGACAGCGCAGCTCCTCAAAGTGTGGTgaatgttgctgttgttgtggaAGAAGAGATTGTCCTTCAAGATCTCCCTGACCTGCCAACTGCTTTTGGTTACCTCTTTGGACTGATCTATGCGTTGAACCTTAAGTACCCAAAAGATCTCAGGTACACATTTGAAACTATTCAGAGGGTTTTCATGGAACTTGGTACAGATCTCTCTGCAAGGGTAAGATCCCTCAAAAACAAACTCCTTGAGTGA